A section of the Phacochoerus africanus isolate WHEZ1 chromosome 4, ROS_Pafr_v1, whole genome shotgun sequence genome encodes:
- the NOTCH3 gene encoding neurogenic locus notch homolog protein 3 isoform X2 — protein sequence MGLGPRGRRRRRRPMSPPPPLPSVRTLPLLLLLAGSGAAAPPCLDGSPCANGGRCTQLPSRETACLCPPGWVGEWCQLEDPCHSGPCAGRGVCQSSVVAGTARFSCRCPRGFRGPDCSLPDPCLSSPCAHGARCSVGSDGRYICSCPPGYQGRSCRSDVDECRVGGPCRHGGTCLNTPGSFHCQCPAGFTGPLCESPAVPCAPSPCRNGGTCRQSGDLTYDCACLPGFEGQNCEVNVDDCPGHRCLNGGTCVDGVNTYNCQCPPEWTGQFCTEDVDECQLQPNACHNGGTCFNTLGGHSCVCVNGWTGESCSQNIDDCATAVCFHGATCHDRVASFYCACPMGKTGLLCHLDDACVSNPCHEDAICDTNPVNGRAICTCPPGFTGGACDQDVDECSIGANPCEHLGRCVNTQGSFLCQCGRGYTGPRCETDVNECLSGPCRNQATCLDRIGQFTCICMAGFTGTYCEVDMDECQSSPCVNGGVCKDKVNAFSCTCPSGFSGAMCQLDVDECASTPCRNGAKCVDQPDGYECRCAEGFEGTVCERNVDDCSPDPCHHGRCVDGIASFSCACAPGYTGTRCESQVDECRSQPCRHGGKCLDLVDKYLCRCPPGTTGVNCEVNIDDCASNPCTFGLCRDGLNRYDCVCQPGFTGPLCNMEINECASSPCGEGGSCVDGENGFRCLCPPGSLPPLCLPPSHPCAQEPCSHGVCHDAPGGFRCVCEPGWSGPQCSQSLTRDACESHPCRAGSTCTSDATGFHCTCPPGVQGPRCQQDVDECASSSPCGPHGTCTNLAGSFSCTCHEGYSGPSCDQDINDCDPNPCLNGGSCQDGVGSFSCSCLPGFAGPRCTRDVDECLSSPCGPGTCTDHVASFTCTCPPGYGGFRCEQDLPDCSPSSCFNGGTCVDGVTSFTCLCRPGYTGAHCQHEADPCLSRPCLHGGICTAAHPGFRCACPEGFTGAQCQTLVDWCSRVPCQNGGRCARAGASFYCLCPPGWSGRFCDIQSLPCREAAAQIGVPVEQLCQAGGQCVDKDGSHYCVCPEGRTGSHCEQEVDPCLAQPCQHGGTCQGYMGGYVCECPAGYTGDNCEDDVDECASQPCQHGGFCIDLVARYLCSCPPGTLGVLCEINEDDCGLGSPLDLGPRCLHNGTCVDLVGGFRCSCPPGYTGLRCEADINECRPGACHAAHTRDCLQDPGGGFHCLCHAGFTGPRCQTVLSPCESQPCQHGGQCRPSPGPGGALTFSCHCVLPFWGPRCERVARSCRELQCPVGVPCQQTVRGPRCACPPGLSGPACRGSRGSPPGAVNSSCVTSPCLHGGSCRPESLAPFFRCACAPGWSGPRCEVPVAAPEAPEEPPCPRAACEAKSGDKRCDRECNSPGCGWDGGDCSLSVGDPWRQCAALQCWLLFNNSRCDPACSSPACLYDNFDCRGRERTCNPVYEKYCADHFADGRCDQGCNTEECGWDGLDCASEVPALLARGVLVLTVLLPPEELLRSSADFLQRLSSILRTSLRFRLDENGQAMVFPYHRPVPGSESRNRRELAPEVIGSVVMLEIDNRLCLQSPENDHCFPDAQSAADYLGALSAVERLDFPYPLRAARGEPLELPEPSVPLLPLLAASAVFLLVILVLGVMVARRKREHSTLWFPEGFSLHKDVAGGHKGRREPVGQDALGMKNMAKGESLMGEVATDWMDTDCPEAKRLKVEEPGVGAEDAVDCRQWTQHHLVAADIRVAPAMALTPPQGEVDADGMDVNVRGPDGFTPLMLASFCGGALEPIPTEEDEAEDTSASIISDLICQGAQLGARTDRTGETALHLAARYARADAAKRLLDAGADTNAQDHSGRTPLHTAVTADAQGVFQILIRNRSTDLDARMADGSTALILAARLAVEGMVEDLIASHADVNAVDELGKSALHWAAAVNNVEATLALLKNGANKDMQDSKEETPLFLAAREGSFEAAKLLLDHFANREITDHLDRLPRDVAQERLHQDIVRLLDQPSGPRSPPGPHGLGPLLCPPGAFLPGLKVAQSGGKKSRRPPGKAGLGPQGTRGRGKKLTLACPGPLAESSVTLSPVDSLDSPRPFGGPPASPGGFPLEGPYAAATATAVSLAQLGGAGRAGLGRQPPGGCVLSLGLLNPVAVPLDWARLPPPAPPGPSFLLPLAPGSQLLNSGNPVSPQERPPPYLATPGHGEEFPATGTHGSPQKARFLRVPSEHPYLTPSPESPEHWASPSPPSLSDWSDSTPSPATATGGTATATGTLSAQPLPLSVPGPLPQAQTQVGPQPEVTPKRQVLA from the exons TACATCTGCTCCTGCCCACCTGGCTACCAGGGCCGCAGCTGCCGAAGCGACGTGGATGAGTGCCGGGTGGGCGGGCCCTGCCGTCATGGTGGCACCTGCCTCAACACGCCTGGCTCTTTCCACTGCCAGTGCCCAGCTGGCTTCACAGGGCCACTGTGTGAGAGCCCCGCAGTGCCCTGTGCTCCTTCACCATGCCGTAATGGGGGCACCTGTAGACAGAGCGGCGACCTCACCTATGACTGTGCCTGCCTTCCTG GGTTTGAAGGCCAGAACTGTGAAGTGAATGTGGACGATTGTCCAGGGCACCGATGTCTAAATGGGGGGACATGTGTGGATGGTGTCAACACCTACAACTGCCAGTGCCCTCCTGAGTGGACAG GCCAGTTCTGTACGGAGGACGTGGATGAGTGTCAGCTGCAGCCCAATGCTTGCCACAATGGGGGTACCTGCTTCAACACACTGGGTGGccacagctgtgtgtgtgtcaATGGCTGGACAGGAGAGAGCTGCAGTCAGAACATTGATGACTGTGCCACGGCTGTGTGCTTCCATGGGGCCACCTGCCATGACCGTGTGGCCTCCTTCTACTGTGCCTGCCCCATGGGCAAAACTG GACTTCTGTGTCATCTGGATGATGCTTGTGTCAGCAACCCCTGTCATGAAGATGCTATCTGCGACACAAACCCTGTAAACGGCAGGGCCATCTGCACCTGTCCACCTGGCTTCACAGGCGGGGCTTGTGACCAGGATGTGGATGAATGTTCCATCG GTGCCAACCCATGTGAGCACCTGGGACGGTGTGTGAACACACAGGGCTCTTTCCTGTGCCAGTGTGGCCGCGGCTACACTGGTCCACGCTGTGAGACTGACGTCAATGAATGCCTCTCTGGACCCTGCCGCAACCAGGCTACGTGCCTCGACCGCATAGGCCAGTTCACCTGCATCTGCATGGCAG GCTTCACAGGCACTTATTGCGAGGTGGACATGGACGAGTGTCAGAGCAGCCCGTGTGTCAACGGCGGGGTCTGTAAGGACAAAGTCAACGCCTTCAGCTGCACCTGCCCCTCGG GGTTCAGCGGGGCTATGTGTCAGCTGGATGTGGATGAGTGTGCCAGTACACCCTGCCGGAATGGAGCCAAGTGTGTGGACCAGCCGGATGGCTATGAATGTCGCTGCGCAGAAG GTTTCGAGGGCACTGTGTGTGAGCGCAACGTGGATGACTGCTCACCAGACCCATGCCACCATGGGCGTTGTGTGGATGGCATTGCCAGTTTCTCATGTGCTTGTGCACCTGGCTACACTGGCACGCGCTGTGAGAGCCAGGTGGATGAGTGCCGAAGCCAGCCCTGCCGCCATGGGGGCAAATGCCTAGACCTGGTGGACAAATACCTCTGCCGCTGCCCTCCAGGCACCACAG GTGTGAACTGTGAGGTGAATATTGATGATTGTGCTAGCAATCCTTGCACCTTTGGACTCTGCCGGGATGGCCTCAACCGCTATGATTGTGTCTGCCAGCCTGGCTTCACAG GGCCCCTCTGCAACATGGAGATCAATGAGTGTGCGTCCAGCCCATGTGGTGAGGGAGGCTCCTGCGTGGATGGTGAAAATGGCTTCCGCTGCCTCTGCCCacctggctccctgcccccactctgcCTTCCCCCAAGCCATCCCTGTGCCCAAGAACCCTGCAGCCATGGTGTCTGCCACGATGCACCCGGAGG GTTCCGCTGTGTGTGTGAGCCTGGCTGGAGTGGTCCTCAGTGCAGTCAGAGCCTCACTCGAGATGCTTGTGAATCCCATCCCTGCCGGGCAGGCAGCACCTGCACCAGTGATGCAACGGGTTTCCACTGCACCTGTCCCCCGGGTGTCCAGG GCCCACGATGCCAGCAGGATGTGGATGAGTGTGCCAGCTCCTCACCCTGTGGTCCCCATGGTACCTGCACCAACCTGGCAGGAAGTTTCAGCTGTACTTGCCACGAGGGCTATAGTGGCCCTTCCTGTGATCAGGACATCAATGACTGTGACCCCA ACCCCTGCCTGAATGGCGGCTCCTGTCAGGATGGAGTGGGCTCCTTTTCCTGCTCCTGCCTCCCTGGCTTTGCTGGTCCCCGCTGCACCCGAGATGTAGATGAGTGTCTGAGCAGTCCCTGTGGCCCAGGCACCTGCACAGACCACGTGGCCTCCTTCACTTGCACCTGCCCCCCGGGTTATGGAGGCTTCCGCTGTGAGCAGGACCTTCCAGACTGCAGCCCCAG CTCCTGCTTCAATGGCGGGACCTGCGTGGATGGTGTGACCTCCTTCACCTGCCTGTGCCGCCCCGGCTACACTGGTGCACACTGCCAGCATGAGGCCGACCCCTGCCTCTCGCGGCCCTGCCTGCATGGGGGCATCTGCACCGCCGCCCATCCTGGCTTCCGCTGTGCCTGCCCGGAGGGCTTCACTGGCGCTCAGTGCCAG ACGCTGGTAGACTGGTGTAGCCGTGTGCCCTGTCAGAATGGAGGTCGCTGTGCCCGGGCTGGGGCCTCTTTCTACTGCCTTTGCCCCCCGGGGTGGAGTGGCCGCTTCTGTGACATCCAGAGCCTGCCCTGCAGGGAGGCTGCAGCCCAAATCG GGGTGCCTGTGGAGCAGCTGTGTCAGGCAGGTGGCCAGTGTGTGGACAAGGACGGCTCTCACTACTGTGTGTGCCCGGAGGGCCGCACAGGCAGCCACTGTGAACAGGAGGTGGACCCCTGCTTGGCCCAGCCCTGCCAACATGGGGGCACCTGCCAAGGCTACATGGGGGGTTATGTGTGTGAG TGTCCAGCTGGCTACACTGGTGACAACTGTGAGGATGACGTGGACGAGTgtgcctcccagccctgccagcaTGGGGGCTTCTGCATTGACCTTGTGGCCCGCTATCTCTGCTCCTGCCCTCCGGGAACACTGG GCGTGCTCTGTGAGATTAATGAGGATGACTGTGGCCTGGGCTCCCCCCTGGACCTGGGTCCCCGGTGCCTGCACAATGGTACCTGTGTGGATCTGGTGGGTGGCTTCCGCTGCAGCTGCCCCCCAGGATACACTGGCCTGCGCTGTGAGGCAGACATCAATGAATGTCGTCCAGGTGCCTGCCATGCAGCACATACCCGGGACTGCCTTCAGGACCCAGGCGGGGGCTTCCACTGCCTTTGTCATGCTGGCTTCACAG GTCCACGCTGCCAGACTGTCTTGTCTCCTTGTGAATCTCAGCCATGCCAGCACGGAGGCCAGTGCCGTCCCAGCCCTGGCCCCGGGGGTGCGCTGACCTTCTCTTGCCACTGCGTCCtg CCATTCTGGGGCCCGCGTTGTGAGCGAGTGGCACGGTCCTGTCGGGAGCTGCAGTGCCCTGTGGGCGTCCCGTGCCAGCAGACGGTCCGTGGGCCGCGCTGTGCCTGCCCTCCCGGGCTGTCGGGTCCCGCCTGCCGGGGTTCCCGGGGATCCCCACCGGGGGCCGTCAACTCCAGCTGCGTgacctctccctgcctccacgGGGGCTCATGCCGCCCCGAATCGCTTGCACCCTTCTTTCGCTGTGCGTGCGCGCCAGGCTGGTCTGGGCCGCGCTGTGAGGTACCCGTGGCGGCGCCCGAGGCCCCCGAGGAGCCACCGTGCCCTAGAGCTGCCTGCGAGGCCAAGAGCGGGGACAAGCGCTGCGACCGAGAGTGCAACAGCCCGGGCTGCGGTTGGGACGGCGGCGACTGCTCATTGAGCGTGGGCGACCCCTGGCGGCAGTGCGCGGCGCTGCAGTGCTGGCTCCTCTTCAACAACAGCCGTTGTGACCCCGCCTGCAGCTCACCTGCCTGCCTCTATGACAACTTCGACTGCCGCGGCCGCGAGCGCACCTGCAA CCCAGTGTATGAGAAGTACTGCGCTGACCACTTTGCCGATGGCCGCTGTGACCAGGGCTGCAACACAGAGGAATGCGGCTGGGATGGACTGGACTGTGCCAGTGAGGTGCCGGCTCTGCTGGCCCGCGGCGTCCTGGTGCTCACTGTGCTGCTGCCACCAGAGGAACTGCTGCGTTCTAGCGCCGACTTCCTGCAGCGGCTCAGTAGCATCTTGCGCACATCACTGCGCTTCCGTCTGGACGAGAATGGCCAGGCCATGGTCTTCCCTTACCACCGGCCTGTCCCTGGCTCTGAATCCCGCAACCGGCGGGAGCTGGCCCCCGAGGTGATCGG CTCCGTGGTGATGCTGGAGATTGACAACCGTCTGTGTCTGCAGTCACCTGAGAATGACCACTGCTTTCCTGATGCCCAGAGTGCGGCAGACTACCTGGGAGCGTTGTCGGCGGTGGAGCGCCTTGACTTCCCATACCCGCTGCGAGCGGCGAGGG GGGAGCCATTGGAGCTGCCAGAGCCAAGTGTACCCCTGCTGCCACTGCTGGCTGCAAGCGCTGTCTTCCTGCTGGTCATCCTTGTCCTGGGTGTCATGGTGGCCCGTCGCAAGCGTGAGCACAGCACCCTGTGGTTCCCTGAGGGCTTCTCACTGCACAAGGATGTGGCTGGTGGCCACAAGGGCCGGCGGGAGCCTGTGGGCCAAGATGCACTGGGCATGAA GAACATGGCCAAGGGTGAGAGTCTGATGGGGGAGGTGGCCACAGACTGGATGGACACAGACTGCCCAGAAGCCAAACGACTGAAG GTAGAGGAGCCTGGTGTGGGTGCTGAGGATGCTGTGGATTGCCGCCAGTGGACCCAACACCACCTGGTTGCCGCTGACATCCGGGTGGCACCAGCCATGGCATTGACACCACCACAGGGCGAAGTGGATGCTGATGGCATGGATGTCAATGTGCGAGGTCCAG ATGGCTTCACCCCACTAATGCTAGCCTCCTTCTGTGGGGGAGCCCTGGAGCCAATCCCCACTGAGGAGGATGAGGCAGAAGACACATCAGCCAGCATCATCTCTGACCTGATCTGCCAGGGGGCCCAGCTTGGTGCTCGGACTGACCGCACGGGCGAGACAGCCCTGCATCTGGCTGCCCGCTACGCCCGGGCTGATGCTGCCAAGCGGCTGCTGGATGCCGGGGCAGACACCAATGCCCAGGACCACTCGGGTCGAACCCCCCTGCACACAGCTGTCACTGCTGATGCCCAGGGCGTCTTCCAG ATTCTCATTCGGAACCGCTCCACAGACCTGGATGCCCGCATGGCAGATGGCTCGACAGCACTAATCTTGGCTGCCCGCCTGGCGGTGGAGGGCATGGTAGAAGACCTCATTGCTAGCCATGCAGATGTCAATGCTGTGGATGAGCTTG GAAAATCAGCCTTACACTGGGCGGCAGCTGTTAATAACGTGGAAGCCACCTTGGCCCTACTCAAAAACGGAGCTAACAAGGACATGCAGGATAGCAAG GAGGAGACTCCGCTGTTTCTGGCCGCCCGAGAGGGCAGCTTTGAAGCTGCCAAGCTGCTGCTGGATCACTTTGCAAATCGTGAGATTACAGACCACCTGGACAGACTGCCCCGGGATGTGGCCCAGGAACGGCTGCACCAGGACATCGTGCGCTTGCTGGACCAGCCCAGTGGGCCCCGCAGCCCCCCTGGCCCCCATGGCCTGGGGCCCTTGCTCTGCCCACCCGGGGCCTTCCTCCCAGGCCTCAAGGTGGCACAGTCCGGGGGCAAGAAGAGCCGGAGGCCCCCGGGGAAGGCGGGGCTGGGGCCGCAGGGCACCCGGGGGCGGGGCAAGAAGCTGACTCTGGCCTGCCCCGGGCCCTTGGCCGAGAGCTCCGTCACACTCTCCCCTGTGGACTCGCTGGACTCCCCAAGGCCCTTTGGTGGCCCCCCCGCGTCCCCTGGTGGTTTCCCTCTCGAGGGGCCCTATGCAGCTGCCACGGCCACGGCCGTGTCTCTGGCGCAGCTTGGTGGTGCAGGCCGGGCCGGTCTAGGGCGCCAGCCTCCCGGGGGCTGCGTGCTCAGCCTGGGCCTGCTGAACCCTGTGGCAGTTCCCCTCGACTGGGCCCGGCTGCCCCCACCTGCCCCGCCAGGCCCCTCCTTCCTGCTGCCGCTGGCACCGGGATCCCAGCTGCTGAACTCTGGGAACCCCGTGTCCCCCCAGGAGCGGCCCCCACCTTACCTGGCGACCCCGGGccatggggaggagttcccggcGACCGGCACCCACGGCAGCCCCCAGAAGGCCCGCTTCTTGCGGGTCCCCAGTGAGCATCCTTACCTGACCCCATCCCCAGAGTCCCCTGAGCACTGGGCTAGCCCCTCACCTCCCTCACTCTCAGACTGGTCCGACTCCACACCCAGCCCGGCCACTGCTACCGGGGGCACTGCCACAGCCACTGGGACACTGtctgcccagcccctccctctgtcAGTCCCTGGCCCTCTCCCACAGGCCCAGACCCAGGTAGGGCCCCAGCCCGAAGTCACCCCCAAAAGGCAAGTGTTGGCCTGA